TTTTTTAAAGGACGATCTTTGAAAGCACTGAAGTCCATTTGTTTTTCATTTCCTTCTTTATCATAACCCGGTAAAGAGTATTTATATTGTGTGATATTTTCACCAGAGTCAGATTTTCCATCTTCTCTTTGCCCGTTGGTTGTAATTTTTACATAATATTGTTCGCCACCCATGATAAAGAAGTCGGCTACTTTTAGACCAACAAATCCAATTCCTACAAGCGAAACCAGAATAATAAGTAATTTTTTCATATTCTTTCATTCCTTTCATCTATGCTTTTATTATGGACTTTATCAAGAAAAAGCAAAATTTATTTATCTGTCAAAAAACTAACAATACTGTCATTTTAAAAATATAAAATTAAAAATTATGCTTATTAATCACCTTATATATATATATCAAGATTTCAGAGGAATAATGACGCCGTGTTATTAAAAAATTGCTATAAAAAAAAGCCACTCTCAAAGAGTGGCAAAAATCATATGATTTAATTATTTTGCTAAAGCATCTTTCGCTTGGTCAGCTAAGGCAGTGAAAGCTGCTGCATCGTTAACTGCAAGATCAGCTAACATTTTGCGGTTGATGTCGATTTCAGCCAATTTTAAGCCATGCATCAATTTTGAGTAGCTTAAGTTATTCATACGAGCTGCTGCGTTGATACGCGCAATCCATAATTTGCGGAAGTCACGTTTTTTCTGACGACGATCGCGATATGCGTAGTTGTATGAATTCATTACTTGTTCTTTTGCTGTTTTAAATAAAGTATGTTTGGAACCGTAGTAACCTTTAGCTAATTTAAGCACTTTTTTACGACGTTTACGAGTTACTGTTCCACCTTTAACACGTGCCATGTTTAATTCCTCCTAAAAATAAATCTCGAATTTTTGAATAGTAAAGCAAGGGTTTAATTCGCTTATTTCATGCGAGCTAATTGTTGGCGGATACGTTTGTAATCGCCAGCTGACACCATGCTTGCTTTACGCAATTGACGGCGTTGCTTTTTTGTTTTGCCGTGGAAACGGTGACTTGTAAACGCGCGGAATCGTTTTAATCCGCCTTTACCGGTACGTTTTACGCGTTTTGCTAAACCGCGGTGTGTTTTTTGTTTTGGCATAACTAATTTCCTCCTCAAAATCAATTCTTCATGAACTTTGACTGACTGAC
The genomic region above belongs to Enterococcus saigonensis and contains:
- the rpmI gene encoding 50S ribosomal protein L35; translated protein: MPKQKTHRGLAKRVKRTGKGGLKRFRAFTSHRFHGKTKKQRRQLRKASMVSAGDYKRIRQQLARMK
- a CDS encoding YxeA family protein — its product is MKKLLIILVSLVGIGFVGLKVADFFIMGGEQYYVKITTNGQREDGKSDSGENITQYKYSLPGYDKEGNEKQMDFSAFKDRPLKKDAYLKITWNKNKGVTSYEEVTKADVPNAAKEKLG
- the rplT gene encoding 50S ribosomal protein L20; this translates as MARVKGGTVTRKRRKKVLKLAKGYYGSKHTLFKTAKEQVMNSYNYAYRDRRQKKRDFRKLWIARINAAARMNNLSYSKLMHGLKLAEIDINRKMLADLAVNDAAAFTALADQAKDALAK